One window of the Rufibacter radiotolerans genome contains the following:
- a CDS encoding sigma-54-dependent transcriptional regulator → MQLKKASILVIDDDPDVLTAVRLLLRPQVKEIVVEKNPDSIPAHLKRQAFDLILLDMNFASSINTGNEGIFWLKEIKRLKSEAAVVMITAYGDIDLAIRSLKEGAYDFVVKPWHNEKLLATLQEAISEKGKESPASASGQNVAGMGPELIGESGPMQDIFYKIKKVAPTDANILILGENGTGKELIAKAIHQHSLRANQPFIKVDVGALTESLFESELFGHKKGAFTDAREERMGRFEAAHKGTIFLDEIGNISLQQQAKLLSVLQNRQVIRVGSNTAIDIDVRLLCATNVSLADLASDARFRKDLIYRINTVEIVVPPLRRRGNDVILLARHYIQVYANKYLKPQLDLTAKAIEKLKNYAFPGNVRELQYAIERAVIMAEDKALDAKDILFSPIEAAPAPAALPNATNLEELEKATIIRVLEKHNGVMTKAAKELGITRTALYRRLGKYEL, encoded by the coding sequence ATGCAACTGAAGAAGGCTTCCATTCTGGTGATTGATGATGACCCTGATGTGCTCACGGCGGTACGTTTGCTGCTAAGGCCGCAGGTGAAGGAGATAGTGGTGGAGAAAAACCCAGACAGCATTCCGGCCCACCTCAAGCGGCAGGCGTTTGACCTTATCCTGCTGGACATGAATTTCGCTTCCTCCATTAACACGGGCAACGAGGGTATTTTCTGGCTGAAGGAGATCAAACGCCTGAAATCTGAGGCCGCCGTGGTCATGATCACCGCCTACGGCGACATTGACCTGGCCATAAGATCCCTGAAGGAGGGCGCCTATGATTTTGTGGTGAAGCCCTGGCACAATGAAAAACTGCTGGCCACCCTGCAGGAGGCAATCAGCGAGAAAGGCAAAGAAAGCCCTGCCTCGGCCTCTGGCCAAAACGTTGCTGGCATGGGCCCAGAGTTGATTGGTGAATCTGGGCCCATGCAGGACATTTTCTACAAAATCAAGAAAGTAGCTCCTACTGACGCCAACATTCTTATTCTAGGCGAAAACGGCACCGGGAAAGAACTCATCGCCAAGGCGATCCACCAGCACTCGCTGCGGGCAAATCAGCCGTTCATTAAGGTAGACGTGGGGGCCCTGACAGAATCCTTGTTTGAGAGTGAGCTCTTCGGGCACAAGAAAGGGGCCTTTACAGATGCGCGCGAGGAGCGCATGGGGCGGTTTGAGGCGGCCCACAAAGGCACCATCTTCCTGGATGAGATTGGCAACATCTCGCTCCAGCAACAGGCAAAATTACTTAGCGTTCTCCAGAACCGGCAGGTGATCAGGGTGGGTTCCAACACGGCCATAGACATAGACGTGCGCCTGCTCTGCGCCACCAACGTCTCTCTGGCAGACTTGGCCAGTGACGCCCGTTTCCGGAAGGATTTGATTTACCGCATCAATACCGTGGAGATTGTGGTGCCGCCGCTGCGGCGGCGGGGCAATGACGTGATTTTGCTGGCTCGCCACTACATACAGGTGTACGCCAACAAATACCTCAAACCCCAGCTGGACCTTACCGCCAAAGCAATAGAAAAGCTTAAAAATTATGCTTTTCCGGGCAACGTACGGGAGCTGCAGTATGCCATTGAGCGGGCCGTGATCATGGCCGAAGACAAGGCCCTGGACGCTAAAGACATTCTCTTCTCGCCTATTGAGGCGGCCCCGGCCCCGGCTGCCCTGCCCAACGCTACCAACCTGGAGGAACTGGAGAAAGCCACCATCATACGGGTGCTGGAAAAGCACAACGGGGTCATGACCAAAGCAGCCAAGGAGTTGGGCATTACCCGCACCGCGCTGTACCGAAGACTGGGCAAATATGAGCTTTAA
- a CDS encoding sensor histidine kinase, with protein MSFKNFEGKLLLRVFLLLLSLSAPSLLLLKGWAELLVFLIPVLLFQVYELIRFLKRAQEELNLFIEAIQYRDFSRYFNEKSSSPQLVHLRKGFNQINTTFKNINQEKETQHQHLQRILELVDTGIMSYDLDSGEVVLMNEALKKLLQLPFLRTVHSLEKRDPTLYKEVTTLSATQHKIALIQFPSLERGTYKFMLSATVFQNEGRRYKLVAFQNVNDALEETESLAWQKLLNVMTHEIMNSIAPISSLADTLKNRLQDTMANGVTQDDLEDLEEGISTIKYRSQGLLKFAETYRNLSKITKLNLEKIYLQDLFLNLRRLMEPTMAQKNIHLNLLLEDKNLTLQADGNLLDQVLINLLVNAIDAVKEQPHPEITLSAYAGANGNVVVKVADNGTGMSKEVQEKIFIPFFSSKKSGSGIGLSLCKQIMMLHKGAIQVQSTEGAGTAFTLLFK; from the coding sequence ATGAGCTTTAAGAACTTTGAAGGGAAGCTGCTTTTGCGGGTGTTTCTGCTGCTTCTCTCCTTAAGCGCCCCGTCTCTGCTGCTGTTGAAAGGCTGGGCCGAACTGCTAGTGTTTCTTATTCCGGTGCTTCTGTTCCAGGTTTATGAGCTAATCCGGTTCCTTAAACGGGCCCAGGAGGAACTGAACCTATTTATTGAGGCCATCCAGTACCGCGATTTCTCCAGGTACTTCAATGAAAAGTCTTCCTCGCCGCAGTTGGTGCACCTACGCAAGGGGTTTAACCAGATCAATACCACCTTCAAGAATATAAACCAGGAAAAAGAGACCCAGCACCAGCACCTGCAGCGTATTCTGGAACTGGTAGATACCGGTATCATGTCTTATGACCTAGACAGCGGCGAGGTGGTGTTGATGAACGAGGCCCTGAAAAAACTCCTCCAGCTGCCTTTTCTCAGGACCGTGCATTCTTTGGAGAAAAGGGACCCCACGCTGTATAAAGAAGTGACTACCCTGTCGGCGACCCAGCATAAAATTGCCCTTATCCAGTTCCCTAGTTTAGAACGGGGCACGTATAAATTCATGTTGTCTGCCACCGTTTTCCAGAACGAGGGCAGACGGTACAAATTGGTGGCGTTCCAGAACGTGAATGATGCCCTGGAAGAAACCGAATCTCTGGCCTGGCAAAAACTGCTGAACGTGATGACCCATGAAATCATGAACTCCATTGCGCCTATCTCCTCCCTGGCCGACACCCTCAAGAACCGCCTGCAGGATACTATGGCCAACGGGGTTACCCAAGATGACCTGGAAGACCTGGAGGAAGGCATCAGTACCATTAAATACCGGAGCCAGGGCTTGCTCAAGTTCGCGGAGACCTACCGCAACCTAAGCAAGATCACCAAGCTGAACCTGGAGAAAATTTACCTGCAGGACCTGTTCCTGAACCTCAGGCGGCTCATGGAGCCCACAATGGCGCAGAAAAACATTCACCTGAACCTGCTCCTGGAAGACAAGAACCTCACGCTGCAGGCAGATGGCAACCTGTTGGACCAGGTGTTGATCAACCTGCTGGTTAACGCCATAGACGCGGTCAAGGAGCAGCCCCACCCTGAGATCACCCTGTCTGCCTACGCGGGCGCCAACGGAAACGTGGTGGTGAAAGTGGCCGACAACGGCACCGGAATGTCTAAAGAGGTGCAGGAAAAGATCTTCATCCCTTTTTTCAGCAGCAAGAAAAGCGGCAGCGGTATTGGCCTGAGTTTATGTAAGCAGATCATGATGCTGCACAAAGGCGCCATTCAGGTTCAATCTACTGAGGGCGCCGGCACGGCCTTTACCTTGTTGTTTAAATAA